Proteins encoded in a region of the Acidobacteriota bacterium genome:
- a CDS encoding histidine kinase: protein MSIEFAPIGGRFAHRLSRFMESQNIAALVNLLGFITGTILYAMLLAMVVRSADPASPTVYGQRTAISVRWLLLATALLGLLWNLGALAIYGVRDWKLGEPSPYFVSAIFTALGFLPAVVVHSVLWDRRRGSQAISLLAYLLSASASVFHFYDAATGKETPSSTALRALTIGFSVITVILLVYARRSPVWKRAWWVVALAVFAVSALHLSSHTKGDAPWLIELIGHHSSLPLVLAMLYQDYRFALADIFLKRALAVVALVALAFGLYVVVAAPLLRTHSSSGDLPPVAVGAMLGLWLGTALIYPYLRSWVTWFVDAVVLRRADYQKLLDETARVVALSDNEEEIFNLAAERLAPALTAREVRWQLSEASGTSEHQLSENGSGLLLPNQLVRVAEQDGDNSRRTGRLRLPAATVLIPTHEPPFYSLVIGELSAGRQLLSDDTAMLEAMALILARRIDTVRVTHERFERNLREQEISKLATEAELRALRAQLNPHFLFNALTTISYLIQTAPDRALETLLRLTGLLRAVLRAPSGEMVSLGDEMDLIESYLAIERARFEERLQITIDVPPELRNLRIPPLIIQPLVENAIKHGIAPRKSGGEVIVSAKLKTVASVPSLCISVADTGSGVSMERFAQGRSRGVGLANVERRLECFYGQAAEVELRSEPDKGTTVELHLPLGSAAEKVA from the coding sequence ATGAGCATCGAATTTGCGCCAATAGGGGGGCGATTCGCTCATCGGCTTTCTCGCTTTATGGAATCGCAAAACATTGCCGCTCTGGTCAATCTGCTTGGCTTCATTACCGGCACCATTCTGTACGCCATGCTGCTGGCAATGGTGGTGCGTTCGGCTGACCCGGCTTCGCCAACGGTGTACGGACAGCGCACGGCGATTTCCGTAAGGTGGTTGCTGCTGGCCACGGCTTTGCTGGGGTTGCTGTGGAATTTGGGTGCACTGGCCATTTACGGCGTGCGCGATTGGAAACTGGGCGAACCATCGCCCTATTTTGTTTCGGCCATTTTTACCGCATTGGGATTTTTGCCCGCCGTTGTCGTGCATTCCGTTTTGTGGGATCGGCGGCGCGGTTCGCAGGCAATTTCTCTGCTCGCGTATTTGCTCAGCGCGTCAGCCAGCGTATTCCATTTTTATGATGCGGCGACCGGCAAGGAAACGCCTTCGTCAACTGCTCTGCGCGCGCTGACCATCGGTTTCAGCGTGATTACGGTGATTTTGTTGGTGTACGCGCGACGTTCGCCCGTCTGGAAACGAGCCTGGTGGGTGGTGGCGCTGGCGGTGTTTGCCGTTTCAGCCTTGCACCTGAGCAGCCACACCAAAGGCGACGCTCCCTGGCTGATTGAACTGATCGGACATCATTCGTCGCTGCCGCTGGTGCTGGCGATGCTGTACCAGGATTACCGATTCGCGCTGGCGGATATTTTTTTGAAACGGGCGCTGGCCGTGGTGGCGTTGGTCGCATTGGCGTTTGGGCTTTACGTTGTCGTCGCTGCTCCGCTGTTGCGCACGCACTCTTCGAGCGGAGATTTGCCTCCGGTCGCGGTTGGAGCAATGCTCGGATTGTGGTTGGGAACAGCGCTGATTTATCCCTACCTTCGCAGTTGGGTTACGTGGTTCGTTGATGCTGTCGTGCTGCGCCGAGCCGATTACCAAAAACTGCTGGACGAAACGGCGCGTGTCGTCGCCCTCAGCGACAACGAAGAAGAGATTTTCAATCTGGCCGCCGAGCGACTGGCTCCGGCGTTGACCGCCAGGGAAGTTCGTTGGCAACTCAGCGAAGCGAGTGGAACAAGCGAACATCAGCTTTCTGAAAACGGTTCCGGCCTGCTATTGCCCAACCAATTAGTTCGCGTCGCCGAACAGGATGGGGACAATAGCCGTCGCACTGGAAGGCTTCGATTGCCGGCGGCAACTGTGCTGATCCCGACGCACGAGCCTCCGTTTTATTCGCTGGTCATCGGCGAACTTTCCGCCGGACGACAATTGCTTTCCGACGACACGGCCATGCTGGAAGCGATGGCGTTGATCCTGGCGCGACGCATTGACACGGTTCGCGTGACCCACGAACGTTTCGAGCGGAATTTGCGCGAACAGGAAATCAGTAAACTCGCCACCGAAGCCGAACTTCGTGCCCTGCGCGCGCAACTCAATCCGCATTTTCTGTTCAATGCGCTGACGACCATCAGTTATCTGATTCAAACGGCTCCGGATCGCGCCCTGGAAACTCTGTTGCGATTGACCGGATTGCTGCGCGCCGTGTTGCGCGCGCCCAGCGGCGAGATGGTTTCGCTGGGCGATGAAATGGATTTGATCGAATCGTACCTGGCCATCGAACGCGCTCGGTTTGAAGAGCGATTGCAAATCACGATTGACGTTCCGCCGGAGCTTCGCAATTTGCGCATCCCGCCGTTGATCATTCAGCCGCTGGTGGAAAACGCCATCAAACATGGTATCGCGCCGCGTAAATCCGGCGGTGAAGTCATCGTTTCGGCCAAACTGAAAACCGTAGCTTCCGTGCCTTCGCTGTGCATTTCGGTGGCGGACACGGGTTCCGGTGTTAGCATGGAACGCTTTGCGCAGGGCCGCAGTCGAGGTGTCGGCTTGGCCAATGTCGAGCGGCGGCTGGAATGTTTTTACGGCCAGGCGGCGGAAGTCGAATTGCGCAGTGAACCGGATAAAGGCACCACCGTCGAACTTCATTTGCCGCTGGGCTCCGCCGCAGAAAAAGTCGCCTGA
- a CDS encoding DUF3825 domain-containing protein codes for MTTKFTAYDLPSLFNEFALMPKFTDDIEYLASLAEKEEWDYKNTQNTNSKPILRNYLKYTYKRIAEEKKVAITSDEEYACWNLGLITNNQEPIYILFEKNRLPAHQSYWHFWKFCRRGEWELNKFGSLPEMAHYFDDPSVLVYDTRRELRANIEHIVADNLSRFPAYLQGMNSYGLVNMVKGAIDSAIERVKRNYKTAVPQYYDGTIQLLLPLSLTDPSKPELAIAVERFSDFYRAATCLTLDMAYNNARQLARPDRDWLAP; via the coding sequence ATGACGACTAAATTCACCGCATATGACCTTCCTAGCTTATTCAATGAGTTCGCGCTTATGCCAAAGTTTACTGACGATATAGAGTATTTGGCATCTTTAGCTGAGAAAGAAGAATGGGACTATAAAAATACGCAAAATACCAATTCTAAACCCATACTCCGAAACTATCTCAAATATACTTACAAGCGAATCGCTGAGGAAAAAAAGGTCGCTATAACTAGCGATGAAGAATATGCTTGCTGGAATTTAGGACTAATTACTAACAACCAAGAACCAATTTATATCCTCTTTGAAAAGAACAGACTTCCTGCCCACCAATCATATTGGCATTTTTGGAAGTTTTGCAGACGAGGTGAATGGGAGCTAAATAAGTTCGGCTCTCTTCCAGAAATGGCGCATTACTTTGATGATCCATCAGTGCTTGTTTACGATACCAGACGCGAACTACGGGCCAATATTGAGCATATTGTCGCTGACAATCTCAGTCGATTTCCAGCATACCTTCAGGGAATGAACAGCTATGGTCTAGTTAATATGGTTAAAGGCGCAATTGACTCAGCTATTGAGAGGGTGAAAAGAAACTACAAAACAGCCGTCCCACAATATTACGACGGCACTATTCAGCTACTCCTGCCTTTAAGTTTGACTGATCCATCAAAACCAGAGCTTGCAATTGCCGTTGAGAGATTTAGCGATTTTTACAGGGCTGCGACCTGTCTAACATTGGACATGGCATATAACAACGCAAGGCAATTAGCGAGGCCGGATCGTGATTGGTTGGCCCCATGA
- a CDS encoding TAT-variant-translocated molybdopterin oxidoreductase, with the protein MSHRDHHHDLEPVREAIRRKNGREFWRSLEELAGTDKFRDFLHREFPALNAPETDPSMLDSNGRRNFMKLMGASLALAGLTACTRQPLEHVVPYVKTPDGLVPGKPQFYATAMPLNGVATGLLVESHEGRPTKIEGNPDHPGSLGATDVLAQASVLGLYDPDRSQSARKLGDSRTWGDFLNDLTAWIETQRPKRGKGLRILTENSTSPTFASLMAKIKTDFPESKWVTYEPNTRDGARMGAPTVGGKPANVIYKFDQADVVVSLDADFLTSGPGAVRYARDFMSKRRLTGGANEMNRLFVAESTLTTTGAKADHRLPLKAVEIDALARAIATAVGVSVATGGSLSGEGDKFAKAIAADLQAHSGKCIVIAGEHQPAAVHAIAHAINAKFGSSTVAYTATIEINPMDQTAGITELIGEMNAGQVECIIIVGGNPVYNAPNLPGQKDSFLNALKKVPNRAHMSLYNDETSVQCQWHLAETHYLESWGDARAYDGTISIIQPLIQPLYQGHSPLELLAAIANIPGKTALDLVKDYWKTQPQMTANFDQAWKQALHDGVVAGTKLNQESAQVDTAKLAAPAPAKGGQYEIVFRLDPHVYDGRFNNNGWLQECPKPINKITWDNFAIISAATAAKLNLSPREEPYHANARMLNITVDGKELAMPAWIQAGHPNDTVTVYLGYGRERAGNVGNKTGFNTYLLKTTVGPIAEAKLAAGEGSYQLASTQEHFAIDASGIDSKAFIPEENDLADRHILRTGNLEEYKKNPKAVHHGAHLPPDPNMTIYHPEEHPYNGYAWGMTIDLNACIGCNACVVSCQSENNIAVVGKELVTRGRYMHWIRIDTYFRGDMNNPEVYFQPMMCQHCENAPCEVVCPVNATVHDAEGLNVQVYNRCVGTRYCANNCPYKVRRFNYLLYGDWETPSLKNVRNPEVTIRSRGVMEKCTFCVQRIMNGKIEAEKQSRRVADGEIQTACQTACPTEAIIFGDTNDKQSRVFKLKTEPRNYQVLADLNTRPRASYLAAIKNPNALLGGGASTPEGEHGNEGQKSGEAKHG; encoded by the coding sequence ATGTCTCATCGAGATCATCATCACGACCTAGAGCCGGTGCGCGAAGCGATTCGCCGCAAGAATGGCCGCGAATTCTGGCGCAGCCTGGAAGAACTGGCTGGCACAGACAAATTCCGCGACTTTCTGCATCGCGAATTTCCCGCGCTGAACGCTCCTGAAACCGATCCTTCCATGCTGGATTCAAATGGACGCCGCAACTTTATGAAGTTGATGGGCGCTTCGCTGGCATTGGCCGGATTGACCGCTTGTACGCGCCAGCCGCTGGAACACGTGGTCCCTTATGTCAAAACCCCTGACGGGTTGGTTCCCGGCAAACCGCAATTTTACGCGACGGCAATGCCGCTGAACGGCGTTGCTACCGGATTGCTGGTCGAAAGCCACGAAGGCCGTCCGACCAAAATCGAAGGCAATCCCGACCATCCGGGAAGTTTGGGAGCGACAGATGTTTTGGCACAGGCATCGGTATTGGGACTGTATGACCCGGATCGTTCACAATCGGCGCGAAAGTTGGGCGATTCGCGAACCTGGGGCGATTTCCTAAATGATTTAACCGCTTGGATTGAAACGCAGCGACCAAAACGCGGCAAAGGCTTGCGGATTTTGACGGAAAACAGCACTTCGCCGACCTTTGCGTCGTTGATGGCGAAGATCAAAACGGATTTCCCGGAATCGAAATGGGTGACCTACGAACCCAACACCCGCGATGGCGCTCGCATGGGCGCGCCGACCGTGGGAGGCAAACCGGCGAACGTCATTTATAAATTTGATCAAGCTGACGTGGTGGTTTCGCTGGACGCGGACTTTTTGACGAGTGGCCCTGGGGCCGTCCGGTACGCGCGCGACTTTATGAGCAAGCGTCGTCTGACAGGCGGCGCGAATGAAATGAATCGCCTGTTTGTCGCCGAAAGCACGCTGACCACCACGGGCGCGAAAGCCGATCATCGGTTGCCGCTCAAAGCCGTAGAAATTGACGCGCTGGCGCGTGCGATTGCCACCGCGGTTGGCGTTTCAGTGGCGACTGGCGGCAGCTTGAGCGGTGAGGGTGATAAATTTGCCAAGGCGATTGCCGCCGATCTGCAAGCGCACAGCGGAAAGTGCATTGTCATTGCCGGGGAACATCAACCGGCGGCAGTTCACGCCATCGCGCATGCGATCAACGCAAAATTCGGAAGCAGTACAGTTGCCTACACCGCGACGATTGAAATCAATCCGATGGATCAGACGGCTGGCATTACGGAATTGATCGGCGAAATGAATGCCGGTCAGGTCGAATGCATCATCATCGTCGGCGGCAATCCGGTGTACAACGCGCCGAACCTGCCCGGACAAAAAGACAGCTTCCTGAACGCGCTGAAAAAAGTTCCGAATCGCGCGCACATGAGCTTGTACAACGACGAAACGTCCGTGCAGTGCCAATGGCATCTGGCCGAAACGCATTACCTGGAATCCTGGGGCGATGCGCGGGCTTACGACGGAACAATTTCGATCATTCAGCCGCTGATTCAACCGTTGTACCAGGGACATTCGCCGCTGGAACTGCTGGCGGCAATCGCCAACATTCCGGGCAAAACGGCGCTCGACCTGGTCAAAGATTATTGGAAAACCCAGCCGCAGATGACCGCGAATTTCGACCAGGCCTGGAAACAGGCGCTCCACGATGGAGTTGTCGCTGGTACGAAGTTGAATCAAGAATCGGCGCAGGTGGATACGGCGAAGCTGGCGGCTCCGGCTCCGGCCAAAGGCGGACAGTATGAAATCGTGTTCCGCCTCGACCCGCACGTGTATGACGGCCGGTTCAACAACAACGGCTGGTTGCAGGAATGTCCGAAGCCGATCAACAAAATCACCTGGGACAATTTCGCGATCATCAGCGCAGCCACGGCTGCGAAGCTGAATCTGTCGCCCAGAGAAGAGCCGTATCACGCCAACGCCAGGATGCTCAACATCACGGTTGATGGCAAAGAATTGGCGATGCCCGCCTGGATTCAGGCTGGTCATCCCAACGACACAGTGACGGTTTATCTGGGCTATGGCCGCGAACGGGCGGGGAACGTCGGCAACAAAACCGGATTCAATACCTACTTGTTGAAAACCACTGTAGGCCCGATTGCCGAAGCGAAGCTTGCAGCGGGCGAAGGTTCTTACCAGTTGGCTTCGACGCAGGAACACTTTGCCATTGATGCTTCGGGCATTGATTCCAAAGCGTTTATTCCGGAAGAAAACGATTTGGCGGACCGCCACATTCTGCGCACCGGAAATCTGGAAGAATACAAAAAGAATCCGAAGGCAGTTCATCACGGCGCGCATTTGCCGCCGGATCCGAACATGACCATCTACCATCCGGAAGAGCATCCGTATAACGGGTACGCCTGGGGCATGACCATTGATTTGAATGCCTGCATCGGATGCAACGCCTGCGTGGTTTCTTGCCAGTCGGAAAACAATATAGCGGTCGTAGGCAAAGAGTTGGTCACGCGCGGACGCTACATGCACTGGATTCGCATTGACACGTACTTCCGTGGCGATATGAACAACCCGGAAGTGTACTTCCAGCCGATGATGTGCCAGCACTGCGAAAACGCCCCGTGCGAAGTCGTTTGCCCGGTCAACGCCACGGTTCACGACGCCGAAGGGTTGAACGTGCAAGTATACAACCGCTGTGTGGGAACGCGCTATTGCGCGAACAACTGCCCGTATAAAGTTCGCCGGTTCAATTATTTGCTATACGGTGACTGGGAAACGCCGAGCCTGAAAAACGTTCGCAATCCCGAAGTCACCATCCGTTCGCGCGGCGTGATGGAAAAATGCACTTTCTGCGTGCAGCGCATCATGAACGGCAAGATCGAAGCCGAAAAACAAAGTCGCCGTGTGGCCGATGGCGAAATCCAGACGGCTTGCCAGACGGCTTGTCCGACCGAAGCGATCATTTTCGGCGACACCAACGACAAACAAAGCCGCGTATTCAAGCTGAAAACCGAGCCGCGCAATTACCAGGTGCTGGCGGATTTGAACACGCGACCGCGCGCCAGTTATCTGGCAGCAATCAAGAATCCGAATGCCCTGCTGGGCGGCGGAGCTTCGACGCCCGAAGGTGAACACGGCAACGAAGGCCAGAAGTCAGGAGAGGCTAAGCATGGCTGA
- a CDS encoding ABC transporter permease: MKRIIAQARKELTQVFRDKLTVALALVLPLILLALLGTALSFSVKGVAVVVQDYDRSPLSRQYIDLLGASLTFRVVPAEPGKRPEEMMSSEQARAVVVIPENFERDYLRGQSAEVQWLLDAVDANTANSMRGQAAALTNAFAAQLNVAADTKPAIKAETRMWYNPGASSRKFIGPGAFAVVLALFPPLLAALAMSREGEQKTILQVYVSSISAHEFLLGKIAAYFIIAAAEWVLALLVSIPLFDLKIAGDPTPLLVGTALYFFCNVSFGVMVGVSIPNQAAAIQAVAGVQFLLSFLLSGFIFPVSNIPAGIRWISAFVPARYFIELARDGFVRGGGWPAVWHAPLMLALVGTFFFLKAWRKMRHMQVEA; encoded by the coding sequence ATGAAACGAATTATCGCCCAGGCGCGCAAAGAACTGACACAGGTGTTTCGCGACAAACTGACGGTGGCCTTGGCGTTGGTTTTGCCGCTGATTTTGTTGGCGCTGCTGGGAACGGCGCTGTCATTTTCCGTCAAAGGCGTTGCCGTTGTCGTGCAGGATTACGACCGTTCGCCGCTGTCGCGCCAATACATTGACCTGTTGGGCGCTTCGCTGACGTTTCGCGTTGTGCCAGCCGAACCCGGCAAACGACCGGAAGAAATGATGTCGTCGGAACAGGCGCGCGCGGTGGTGGTGATTCCCGAAAATTTCGAGCGCGATTACCTGCGCGGCCAATCCGCCGAGGTGCAATGGTTGCTTGACGCCGTGGACGCCAACACCGCCAACAGCATGCGCGGGCAGGCGGCGGCGCTGACCAACGCGTTTGCCGCGCAGTTGAACGTCGCCGCTGACACCAAACCCGCCATCAAGGCCGAAACGCGCATGTGGTACAACCCCGGCGCTTCTTCCAGAAAGTTCATCGGGCCGGGCGCGTTCGCCGTTGTGCTGGCGTTGTTTCCGCCGCTGCTGGCTGCGCTGGCCATGTCACGCGAAGGGGAACAGAAAACGATTCTGCAAGTGTATGTGTCCAGTATTTCGGCGCACGAATTCCTGCTCGGCAAAATCGCTGCGTATTTCATTATCGCGGCTGCCGAATGGGTGCTGGCGTTGCTGGTTTCCATACCGCTGTTCGATTTGAAAATCGCTGGCGATCCGACGCCGCTGTTGGTGGGAACGGCACTGTACTTTTTCTGCAACGTCAGTTTCGGCGTGATGGTCGGCGTTTCGATTCCCAATCAAGCCGCCGCCATTCAGGCCGTCGCGGGCGTGCAATTCCTGCTGTCCTTTTTGCTGTCGGGATTCATCTTCCCTGTGTCGAACATTCCGGCGGGCATTCGATGGATTTCGGCATTCGTTCCCGCGCGGTATTTCATTGAACTGGCGCGCGATGGATTCGTGCGCGGCGGCGGCTGGCCTGCCGTGTGGCACGCGCCGCTGATGCTGGCGCTGGTCGGAACGTTCTTCTTTCTCAAAGCGTGGCGGAAGATGCGTCATATGCAGGTTGAAGCTTAG
- a CDS encoding cytochrome c3 family protein: protein MPQLFHRGMNTLARLSIIVGLLVAGGGLMFVIEFNRTPYVTRAFEPREQPVQFSHKHHVGDDGIDCRYCHTTVETAASAGIPATKTCMNCHSLLFASSPYLEIVRESWRTGQPIKWTKVHDLPDFAYFNHSIHVNKGVGCSTCHGRVDLMPLMYNVNSLNMEWCIGCHRDPIPVLREQKDITNMEWVAPEDQAEKGKKLADKDHYNIQSKEVLTSCSTCHR from the coding sequence ATGCCACAGCTCTTCCACCGCGGAATGAACACGCTTGCGCGACTGAGCATCATTGTTGGATTGCTCGTTGCAGGCGGCGGTTTGATGTTCGTCATTGAATTTAACCGTACGCCTTATGTCACGCGCGCGTTTGAGCCGCGGGAACAACCTGTGCAGTTTTCCCATAAACATCACGTCGGTGACGACGGGATTGATTGTCGCTACTGCCACACAACGGTTGAGACGGCTGCCAGCGCCGGAATTCCGGCGACGAAAACATGCATGAATTGTCATTCGCTGTTGTTCGCCAGCAGTCCGTACCTGGAAATTGTGCGCGAAAGCTGGCGAACTGGCCAACCCATCAAATGGACGAAAGTCCATGACCTCCCGGATTTTGCCTATTTCAATCACAGCATTCATGTCAACAAAGGCGTAGGCTGTTCGACCTGCCACGGGCGAGTGGATTTGATGCCGCTGATGTACAACGTGAATTCGCTGAATATGGAATGGTGCATCGGATGTCACCGCGATCCTATTCCTGTTTTGCGCGAGCAGAAAGACATCACCAATATGGAGTGGGTCGCGCCTGAAGATCAGGCTGAAAAAGGCAAAAAGCTCGCCGACAAAGATCATTACAACATTCAATCCAAAGAAGTGCTGACGAGTTGTTCAACCTGTCACAGATAA
- a CDS encoding DUF4350 domain-containing protein: protein MLKNAALFFLLICLSFTVHAQQVPDPDFKPRIEKPAFAEGKGAVVLLDEAHFNFHTASGRYQSFADLLRRDGYVVNASKEKFSKESLKAGKILVIANALNENNKNDWSPPNPSAFTDEEVVAVLNWVKDGGALLLIADHLPFPGAANNLALAFSIHFINAYAMEPKNGGGPLTFDLQKGSLLKHPIIEGRSANEKVDSVATFTGSAFQVDGGEPILKFSDEAMAFQPKTFGEAFTKDTARAPIKGWLQGATVKFGKGRVAVFGEAAMFSAQLAGPNKAPMGMNAPIAKQNPQFLLNVMHWLSGLLDK, encoded by the coding sequence ATGCTGAAAAACGCCGCGTTGTTTTTCCTGTTGATTTGTCTTTCCTTCACGGTTCACGCCCAGCAAGTCCCTGATCCTGATTTCAAACCCAGGATCGAAAAGCCCGCTTTCGCCGAAGGCAAAGGCGCGGTCGTGTTGCTGGACGAAGCGCATTTCAACTTCCACACGGCTTCGGGGCGGTACCAATCCTTTGCCGACCTGCTGCGCCGAGACGGATACGTCGTCAACGCTTCCAAGGAAAAGTTCAGCAAGGAATCGCTGAAAGCCGGAAAGATTCTGGTCATCGCCAACGCTTTGAACGAAAACAACAAGAACGATTGGTCACCGCCAAATCCTTCGGCGTTTACCGACGAGGAAGTCGTGGCCGTACTGAATTGGGTAAAGGACGGCGGCGCGTTGCTGTTGATCGCCGACCATCTGCCCTTTCCAGGTGCTGCGAACAATCTGGCTTTGGCGTTTAGCATTCACTTCATCAACGCGTACGCGATGGAACCCAAAAACGGCGGCGGCCCGCTGACCTTTGATTTACAAAAAGGCTCGTTGCTGAAACATCCAATCATCGAAGGCCGCTCCGCCAATGAAAAAGTGGATTCGGTAGCGACGTTTACCGGTTCGGCGTTTCAGGTTGATGGAGGCGAACCGATTCTGAAATTCAGCGATGAAGCCATGGCATTTCAGCCCAAAACCTTTGGCGAAGCGTTCACCAAAGACACCGCGCGCGCTCCGATCAAAGGCTGGTTGCAAGGTGCGACGGTGAAATTTGGCAAAGGCCGCGTGGCCGTTTTCGGCGAAGCCGCGATGTTTTCCGCACAACTGGCCGGCCCGAACAAAGCGCCGATGGGAATGAACGCGCCCATCGCCAAACAAAATCCGCAGTTTTTATTGAATGTAATGCACTGGCTGTCCGGCTTGCTGGATAAATAA
- a CDS encoding ABC transporter permease, giving the protein MKSLINKIRNWRLWPLFLKELRQIKADKKLIISLILPPTVQLVIFGFALNPEVTNLRLGVVDESRTVASRELVSAFVESRSFYVAESFRSSAELGQALSAGKLDAGLIVPSDFAERRQRRETARVQFLLDAVNSNTAGIASGYAARTISALNERIAQDSPAVALQMEGGAITARGKLVARIALLFNPGLESAWFIVTGVLGILLVLNGSIIGSATMVKEKESGTIEQLLMTPAQAAEIVTAKIFPLFILLSTQIVLALAVGWLVFGLPMRGSMVLLFTAGMLCVLAGVGIGTFLATFSKSQQQAQLMAFFVNPPLSMLSGATTPIEAMPSWMQPFTQLNPISHFGTIARGILLKGAGIEAIWIHMLALVGFAVALVGISAWRFRNQLG; this is encoded by the coding sequence ATGAAAAGTTTGATCAACAAAATCCGTAACTGGCGTTTATGGCCGCTGTTTCTGAAAGAACTGCGGCAGATCAAAGCCGACAAAAAATTGATCATTTCGCTGATTCTGCCGCCGACGGTGCAACTGGTGATTTTTGGCTTCGCGCTGAACCCGGAAGTGACCAACTTGCGATTGGGCGTGGTGGATGAAAGCCGCACAGTGGCCAGCCGCGAACTGGTTTCGGCTTTTGTCGAAAGCCGTTCGTTTTACGTGGCCGAATCGTTTCGGTCTTCGGCGGAATTGGGCCAGGCATTGAGCGCAGGTAAGCTGGACGCGGGTTTGATTGTCCCTTCGGATTTTGCCGAACGCCGTCAGCGCCGCGAAACCGCGCGGGTTCAGTTTTTGCTGGACGCGGTGAATTCCAACACGGCGGGAATCGCCAGCGGGTATGCCGCGCGAACGATTTCGGCGCTCAACGAACGCATCGCGCAGGATTCGCCCGCCGTCGCGTTGCAGATGGAAGGCGGAGCAATCACCGCGCGCGGCAAACTCGTGGCTCGAATTGCGCTGCTGTTCAATCCGGGACTCGAAAGCGCCTGGTTCATCGTCACCGGCGTGCTGGGAATTCTGCTGGTGCTCAACGGTTCGATCATCGGTTCGGCGACGATGGTCAAAGAAAAAGAATCCGGCACGATTGAACAATTGCTGATGACTCCGGCGCAGGCCGCCGAAATCGTGACGGCCAAAATCTTTCCGCTGTTCATTTTGCTTTCGACGCAGATTGTGCTGGCATTGGCCGTCGGTTGGTTGGTGTTCGGATTACCGATGCGCGGCAGCATGGTGTTGCTGTTTACCGCCGGAATGCTGTGCGTGCTGGCCGGAGTCGGCATCGGAACCTTTCTGGCGACCTTCAGCAAATCGCAGCAGCAGGCGCAGTTGATGGCATTTTTCGTCAACCCGCCGCTTTCGATGTTGTCCGGCGCAACCACGCCCATCGAAGCCATGCCGAGCTGGATGCAGCCGTTTACGCAACTCAACCCGATCAGCCATTTCGGCACCATCGCGCGCGGCATCTTGCTGAAAGGCGCAGGGATCGAAGCCATCTGGATTCACATGCTGGCGCTGGTAGGCTTTGCCGTTGCGCTGGTCGGCATCAGCGCGTGGCGATTCCGAAATCAGCTTGGGTGA